One window of Amphiura filiformis unplaced genomic scaffold, Afil_fr2py scaffold_58, whole genome shotgun sequence genomic DNA carries:
- the LOC140144477 gene encoding adenosine receptor A3-like — protein sequence MRFNISTENSSFSDVKVYRILAEESCHGSENETASDSSLYYFQVTYFVVDILLALLAIVGNVMIIVAYISNRRLRIISHYHLMSLAVSDLLMGSVTIPIWLAAAFQGLPHSRLSCLLALSMVLFVDLASVFSLLSMTVDRYLFISRPLFYDANITSRKTIWWIISSWVVAGIFILPMPFTWRWQGQANCNFTTDVNIKYLLFIFISSILLPIVGMTAMYIHIFIIVRQKIREDRVMYSVRRRLKKSSLEQVILTKDDVSMNESKNRADRSLKSIFKRRKHSELQTALFFAFLLLFFVVTWVPMFALDIFVHMYAGTPVSQTALNVAVLLSHCNSSFNPFLYKFRSDFDQTIMQWVCEKKRNAHITDMTEDL from the exons ATGCGCTTTAATATATCAACTGAAAATAGTTCTTTTTCAGACGTGAAAGTCTACCGTATTTTAGCAGAGGAGTCATGTCATGGCAGCGAGAACGAAACGGCATCCGATTCGTCTTTATATTATTTTCAGGTGACTTACTTCGTTGTGGATATTCTACTAGCACTGTTAGCCATTGTCGGCAATGTAATGATAATAGTTGCATACATCAGCAATAGACGACTAAGGATTATCAGTCATTATCATCTAATGTCACTTGCTGTTAGTGATCTGCTGATGGGATCTGTTACGATTCCAATATGGCTTGCTGCAGCCTTCCAAGGACTACCTCACAGTCGTCTTTCATGCCTCTTGGCGCTTTCAATGGTACTCTTCGTCGACCTTGCCAGTGTGTTCTCGCTTCTGTCAATGACAGTTGACAGGTACCTATTTATCTCCAGACCATTGTTTTACGATGCGAATATAACATCAAGGAAAACTATTTGGTGGATCATATCATCCTGGGTCGTTGCAGGGATATTTATTTTACCTATGCCATTTACGTGGAGATGGCAAGGACAAGCTAACTGTAATTTTACAACTGATGTGAACATAAAGTACTTGTTATTTATATTTATCAGCAGCATTTTGCTCCCAATTGTTGGAATGACTGCGATGTatatccatatcttcattatTGTAAGACAAAAG ATAAGGGAAGATCGTGTAATGTATTCCGTGCGTAGAAGACTAAAGAAGTCTTCTTTGGAACAAGTAATCCTTACCAAAGATGATGTCAGTATGAATGAATCGAAAAATCGAGCGGACAGGTCATTGAAGAGCATCTTCAAGCGTCGTAAACATTCGGAACTTCAAACTGCACTTTTCTTCGCATTTCTTCTACTTTTCTTCGTTGTGACCTGGGTACCTATGTTTGCATTGGATATATTTGTGCACATGTATGCTGGTACTCCTGTATCACAGACCGCTTTAAATGTGGCAGTTTTATTGTCGCATTGTAATAGCTCTTTCAATCCGTTTTTGTACAAATTTCGTTCGGATTTTGATCAGACTATTATGCAATGGGTATGCGAAAAGAAAAGAAACGCACACATTACTGACATGACTGAAGACTTGTGA